The segment aaaaatattaaacacttGGCGGCAAAAATAACATGGCGCAAGGGCACTCCCCTAGAAATTCCTGCTCTTGTATATATAAAAGTGAGCGGCGGCAGCGTGTTGTTGTTGCCTTGCTTTGATGATGTTCAAGATGACTACGGTGTTTGTATCGCATTCCAATGCAGCGTGCTCCTTGCCCTTGGCGACGCGCAGCACAATCGCATCAGATTTCAACCAGTTGGGGAAAAATTGGCAATGCATAGACGCTCTTCAtaatatattgttaaaaaaggtTGCGAATCGCGGCAAACTGGTTTTGATTAACGAGTTTGCCCgttttataaaatcataaatcagCTGCTGCGGCTTCTGCTAATTAACacgctttttattaattatgaaataattctTTATTCCGATCCGACAccgagggagagagagagagagagagaagttTCTCGCCTTTACTGAGTGGCAACTCGCCAGCAATTGAATCATAAAGATTAATTAAAGAGATGCGTGCGCCGCGGTGATTATTCCGATTACTCGCATGCGAGATGCTCATTTTCGTCATACGAAGACGCCGCCTCTCCGAGCGGTTGTCTGTCTGCCTCTTTAATATCATTTAACCTTCGCATTCCAGGTAAACAcaaaactctctctctctctctctctctctctctctctctctctctctctctctctctcgcgagaATATTTACCTTTTTGGCCTTGCGAAAGAGTTAAATCCCACGAGCACCTTGGAATTCGGCTCTGAACAAGAcgcatacatattattatatttgattcAAAGTTGGCTAcgaaaaatttagcaaaatccTGCTCGTTCGGAGTTTACTTTGTATGGTGACACTGCTTTTGTCCGGCTTTTGATTACAATCCTCACGTCCGTCGGGCAATCGgcttttatttgacaaatcCTGTTCTACCGTCAGATTTGAAACAAAGCCTCTCGTTTTTTAGACGGATGTCGAAATAAAGCAGCATTTCGTGAAGCCGTCGTTACGGCAGCACACACGTATAAAAATGAAAGGTGAAATTTATTCGCAAAACCTGAAGTCATTTGGCGTTGCGGATGAATGAAAAAGCAGTCGTCGTTTTCGCgaatgcgtgcgtgtgtgtgtgtgtgtgtgtgtttattctTCTCCTTCGCTGCTTAACGAGTTTTGTAGCATTTCGCCGGTCCGCGCCCTTTGTTTTATCGCTTTGATACACGAAATTCCTGGCAAATTCGCGCAGCATTCAAAGTCATGTCGTTTCGGCAGCGCCGTATGGGCGTCGAACGAATAAACCGGAccttaatgaaattaattgagcCGCTCGCGCCTAAGCCCAactcatgaaattaaaaaaaaaaaggtGATTTGGGTAGTTGCGTGCGTGTCTAAACACACGCGGAGAACGATCGGGCCGCGCGAGTAATAAAAGATTtggtgtaattaaaaatacattatatttaatagGATCGTTTTCCAGGgcttatgaaattaaaagagctgCAACAAGTGTGCGCGGTCAGTCCGTTTGTGCTGACAAGGAGAACCGAAcgaaaaaatgttgtatttttttattataccgTCATACAGTTTTCAAGTGTTTCTTTAATAGAAtctagattgatttttttaattgaaaataattaatccagTTGCTAGGGTAAAAAATCATTCgtaaagctgataaaatttgcaattggTAAAAAATCCTCTGCTTAATTTCCCGGAAAAGCTGTTTGAAAAGATGATAAAAACTTACCTGGAcgcaaaaaattttgaaatggccAAAACAAAGCTTGATTTAATGACGAACTAacttagaaataattaatgctcTGGCACAAGCCGTGAAATTTCTGCATAGGATTTTCCCAGAGCACtaattttgtcaaacattttGCATTCATTCGATTCGTCACGTTTTTTCAATAAGACCACTTTTCAAGatctttgaattttgttagtaaatttatttaggcGTGGAAAGTTTTCATCTAGCTTTTATTGTAaagaaaaataccatttttcaaattaataggTGCGTTCCCCTTGTGAGTTTTGATTGTGTCCGCGCGCAGAGTGGGATCCGCGAAGTTGGCAGCAGCCAACGCACACTCACTATATATGTTGCGTGCCCTTAAGCGTTCTGCATTCCTCGGCCGAGCGCTGCCAAGCCAAGGATTTCGTTCTTTCGTGGGCTAATCTCAAATCTGGAGCggacaaatattaatttatgccGGCCCCTCGAGAAATCTAAACATTCTTTCGTGGAGCAATATTTCACTGGAGGACaattctaaaaaaagaaaaaaaatatgaccGCGCTTGATTCGATTAGCATATTTTTATGTGTACATTCCTCGCACGGAGTGCACTCGGTCCCGAAAAGAGCCTCGGCGGCCCGGCCGGCGGAGTCCAGTTTTGCTCCCGAGACCGGCGAGAAGTAACGATTCGGCCTTCTGGCCGCTTTGAGTCGATTTCGCCGCACCCTGAAGCGCCCGCGGCAGGGCGACGCGATTGGGCGAGCTTACGTTTTTCTCTGTTCTCCATCATCAAGTCAAGTAGCCCCCCGCTATCCAGCTACCTACACCGCGCGCGCTCCTCTCTAAGGCGCTGTGTCGGCCGCCGCGCTGCTACTGTGCAACTCCTCTCTATgatacttatttttttaagcactCTGTGCCGCGGGCCAATCTCATAGCTGTGCCACAGCTCCACAGCAGCcgccataatttttttttcatttcataccAAACCTACCTTCATCTCTCTTTTTACTTCTCCAGCGGCAGCAGCGCCGTAATAAAAACCGACGCGCTcctttgcattaaaaatattattcttttgtaataattacTGAAATCAGGACCACTTTATAATTACTGCTCAAACCGTTTAGCTCGTGCGTTCAGGTCTCCctaaaattttacgtttttctctctttcaggGTTTAGACTGTGAAGGCAATCCAGCTTTAGTTTTAAACTTACGGGTTCAGTTCTACGTTGAAAGCCCGTTGCTTCTCAGGTTCGCAATGCACCAGCTCGGACGACGACGGACGCGTTTTAATTCGGATGTTGTCGTTATTTGCAGGGACCCCATTTCTCGTCTTCACTACTACCTTCAACTTCGCGAAAATCTCCTTCAACCCGAGCGGGTTTGTCCTAGCGAGGAacagctgctgcagctgctgggCTACGCTCTGCAGGCTGACCTCAGTGACTTTGATGTCACGAAACACAAAGAAAATGCCTACTTCAATCCCACTGAGTTTGTTCCTAAGCACGTAAGGGCTTTGCAACGCGCCGAAATTCGGTTCGGTTTCTCACGGTGCTCGTTTTCTAGGCTGTGGAACGCATGGGAGCCGACCGACTGGTGTGTCTCGCCTCAGAAATGCACCTTTCGTTACGCGGCACCTCGACCTCCGAGGCGCAGGTTCGCTTCATCAACGAGGCCTGCTCGCCGCAATCATCCCTCAACCTGCAACTGCACCGGCTGCAAAGGGTCAAGAGGGAAGTCATCCCCTCGGCCTGGCTGGGGGTCGGTGCGAGGGGCATAGATATATTCGAGGTGAGTTTCTGTGACAAATCGACTCTTTTGACACATGTTTTGAACTAATTGTTGCCAGCAGATAAATGATCGGGCGGAAAAGGAAATCACAGCGTCATTCCCGTGGGTCCACATTGCCAGGGTTGGCTTTGATGTGAGTATTCTTCTTTAAGTTTGACTTGTTGCTGGCAGATGGGATGGCATGATACACAATTTATCTttgaaagctgaaaaataCTTTGCTGCACTACATTGTAAAGAGAAAATGTGACAAATAgctgatatatttttagaaacgcTTGTATCGTCTCTCTTGAAACGCGCTTTCATTCCATCCACAATTTCCCTTTGGCTCTGCTTAAATCGATTTTAGGTTTAGGCAAAGCTGCGTTTTTCCCGGTTTCTGGGCGTAATTAGGaagaatgagaaaaatttctccGGTCGATTCTTTCGTGAATGGAATTGATCCGAGAGTCTgattagagagagagagagagagagagacctgGCCTTTTGCTCGGTTATGCAGGAGGCATATATAATAACGTGGATGGATACGTGGAGGTATGCGATGGCTCTCACAGCCGCTACTGGGGCCACGCGCATTCCGATGTCCGAGGCGGAGTTATAGCTCGGTTTTTTTGCCGTAATCACGCCACGGCCGCGGGCCATCCACCAGCTCCTCTCTCTTCTCTCACAGCAGACTTTTTATTGCGCCCAACACCTAGCACTCGGCgcccaataaaattaaataccacTCATCCGCATGattgaaatgtaattttctacatttttgcCCATTTTTCCTGCTTGTAACCGCCTCGCAGCGGCAAATAATGGAAACGATTGCCTGGCgctttttaacctttttacgCTGCGGgaagaaagttaaaatttttgtggtCAGTGCAGGGAGCCCTGGAAATGATAATTATCGGTCTCTGCCTGCCGCCGAttgcaaaatgtgttttgtGCCGAGCCCAAaggatgttaaaaaaaaattatctattcCTCGGCCCCGCGAGATGTAGATTCCAGATTGTTCATACGGCTGAAAGAATTTATGTCCGATCGTCTAAGAAGCCGAAATGGTGTGCGCTGCCTGGAGCCttgacattttttgaatttccaGCTCACGTCAAGACAAATTATCCCGCTCCGCGCATCACTACATAAATTATCCTCCATAAACGAATTCAACTTCTGTTTGTCCTTACCTTTGGGGTACGACGCACACACTGTGCATTCCCGACGCGCATCCTGCGATAAATTATCTCTGGGAGGACATAAATCATGCAGTCTTGTGGGTGCCCATTACCGCTCAGGTATTTCTAGACAAAGCAACGCCAGACGCGGATGCTCCTTTCTATTAATGCGCGGAGCCAATTACCAAatttctgaattatttttaccccTCAGCACGACAGAGATGCAATCAAAAACGCATTAGGGTCCAGCCGTCACGAGCGTTGGATGCCAATAGGCAGGGCTAGTGTGAAGATTGTTTGATAGTTCAGAAATACTTTTTTGTTCATTCTGCTAATCTGTGGATCTCTAGCAACTTGTCAGTTTTATCGGTAAGATCGCTATTTGAACTTATATTCATATTTACGAACCGTGAAGTCGTGAACAGAAGAATTGTAAACAGCATggtggcaaataaaaaaacacgttcacagagtgattttaattttcccagaaTCAGCAGTCaagatgaaagaaaataaatggaaacacttttctcatttttgcagagaaagaaatttgagGTGCGTGGCGGACAGAATGGCAAAACTGTCAAGAAGTATTTTTacacgggaagtgctgagaGGAGCTGTTGCCTGCTCCACTTATGCCGATCCGCGCACCAGTACGTCATGTCTCTGGGCCCAAGGCTCGCCCAACTGCGCCTAGAGCAGGAAGAAGGTacgatttgtttttcttctcgAAAGAACGAAACTGATTTTCTGGCAGCAGCTGAAAGAAGGAGGCTTCGCTACTGCAGCTTGGTGCCGCGCAGAAAAACGGCCAGCAACGACAGCGACCTGCTGCTTTTGGGCAGCAAAGCGCTCAGGAGCGAGCAGAGGGAGTCGGTCATCAGCAGTGCCTCTTCGAACACGACCTCGGGGATCGTCTCCGACCGGGTTCTCAGTTTTGACGAGAGCGAAGGTACGCAGTAGTGTCGTGCAGCGCATGAGTAGTTTGATTCTTACATTAGATGCATGCGATTTCAGATGACCTGGAGAGGGAAATAATGATCAACTCTCCTCCAGTGCCCATCGCCATCAGCTCGGTGGAGTCTCTGGCCTTGGACCACCTCCAAGACCAGGAAGAACCCACCGACGACGAGGACGAGTTGGAAGACGAGGTGGACTCTCCGCCGGCCGGGCCCCAGTCCCCTGGGACGCCGGGCGCAGCCGAGGGCAGCAGTCAGTGCTCCAGCTCCGGCTCGACCATCAAACACGCGAAAGAGGTGTCCGCGGGCGGCTCCTCGTTGGAACTGGGCTACAGCCACACGGCGCAGAATTCGCTGTCCGAGACAGCCGTGTCTGAGCCGCTGGACTACTCGGTGACCTCGGCGCAGGCCAGCGCAGGGGCGTACCCGTCGCGGGCACCCTCGGTCAGCCTAACGCTCGACTCCAACAGCGACTACGTGCAACTGCCGCCCCTCGAGGACGTCCCCAGGCCGTCCATCAGCGTGACCATCCCGATGCCCAGCCTGGCCGTCAACAAGAAGCCGGCGGCGACGCCCCAGCCGCCCCAGCTGGTCGTCACCAGGAACAACTATCTGGACGTGCGGGCGAGCGGCGCCATGACCACGGTCTACGCGCGGCAGATCAGCCAAAGCCAGATCGAGCAGTTCCAGCAGCAACTGTGCTCCGACCTCGACTACGTAATTTTCCCGGTGCGCGACCCGGCCATCAGCAGGCAGGAGTACGCCGACCACAAGATGCTCACGCGCATCCTACCCCCGCCCCCGTACTGCAGCTCCAAGAGCAGCCATATGTACCGCAGCGCGCCCAACGTGCAGGCGCTCGGCGCCACGGTCCGTCTCCCCTCCTTCCAGTACGGCCAGAGCAACCTGGCGGCCCTCCGCTGCCTGTCCACGCACAGCCTCAGCCGGACAAACTTGGACAACCCCCTACCGCCTTCCAGGGCAGCCTCCGACGACAACCTGTTGTCCCCTCAGGTGCCACCGCGGCCGCCCCCGAGACCCTCCTCGATGGCACCCAGGGTGGTGGTCCCGCCCAGAATTCCCAGGTTCCCGTCATCTCACCAAACTACGGTATGTTTCACCCTCCAACATactttccgattttttttcaaaaaaggtcACTTTTTGCACGTTcgttttgcacaaaatttgatatttctcagggttttagATTCAGGGTACACcaagtacaccaagtttcTTGGTGGAAATCGTCGCAATCTTTTTttgaagtttaattaaaaaccggaTCGAAAGccttaattagaaaatgttcaaaacgttgattaaatcaaaatttccgtGCCCACTTTTCTCAAGCACAACCAAATTGAACCAATTTAGGTCTATAGTAAAACCTTTAGGGTCTGACCCTGACGTGGCCCGGAGTgtaaaaacacgaaaaattaaatacttgaATTTGGTGTCGTTTCATAGGTTCAACGACCATGAGAAGTACTAAATTGAAGCCTATAAAATGATATAGCTTATCCCCCCTGATTAGTTCCAACCATACATTATGGGTGGTTAGGGGGACGGTTGAAGGGATGTCTACATTGAAACCCACCCAACCCACAaagaaatcataatttttattctcttttgcatgaaaaattaaaactgaggCGAAAATGTCTACTAGCGAAGCAAAATCC is part of the Cloeon dipterum chromosome 1, ieCloDipt1.1, whole genome shotgun sequence genome and harbors:
- the ex gene encoding protein expanded isoform X5, which encodes MRRASSAAGTFAPANRTGVPVETCSAPLSTPALRYAAVNLLTGQPLYFIVEAKSRVKDLLSQARRHLAGMGMLASELLGLAVMQDGEWLFLDPESKLAKFATKQWKSPTNFGLDCEGNPALVLNLRVQFYVESPLLLRDPISRLHYYLQLRENLLQPERVCPSEEQLLQLLGYALQADLSDFDVTKHKENAYFNPTEFVPKHAVERMGADRLVCLASEMHLSLRGTSTSEAQVRFINEACSPQSSLNLQLHRLQRVKREVIPSAWLGVGARGIDIFEQINDRAEKEITASFPWVHIARVGFDRKKFEVRGGQNGKTVKKYFYTGSAERSCCLLHLCRSAHQYVMSLGPRLAQLRLEQEEAAERRRLRYCSLVPRRKTASNDSDLLLLGSKALRSEQRESVISSASSNTTSGIVSDRVLSFDESEVPIAISSVESLALDHLQDQEEPTDDEDELEDEVDSPPAGPQSPGTPGAAEGSSQCSSSGSTIKHAKEVSAGGSSLELGYSHTAQNSLSETAVSEPLDYSVTSAQASAGAYPSRAPSVSLTLDSNSDYVQLPPLEDVPRPSISVTIPMPSLAVNKKPAATPQPPQLVVTRNNYLDVRASGAMTTVYARQISQSQIEQFQQQLCSDLDYVIFPVRDPAISRQEYADHKMLTRILPPPPYCSSKSSHMYRSAPNVQALGATVRLPSFQYGQSNLAALRCLSTHSLSRTNLDNPLPPSRAASDDNLLSPQVPPRPPPRPSSMAPRVVVPPRIPRFPSSHQTTASPPSTMHAAPTVYPKLSLSMPRASSVHSISPPAPPPHTSNSSPAVMNAGTSGPPPSSKLEVSKSKLDIRKLREKSKNLDLPLIQALCNDRSLLRQTREVSKKTAHHGIARVNLFPRGQLNGNRGMKTRQTAHTHPTQVIATPKKSPKSPTESAIADLMAN
- the ex gene encoding protein expanded isoform X1; this translates as MRRASSAAGTFAPANRTGVPVETCSAPLSTPALRYAAVNLLTGQPLYFIVEAKSRVKDLLSQARRHLAGMGMLASELLGLAVMQDGEWLFLDPESKLAKFATKQWKSPTNFGLDCEGNPALVLNLRVQFYVESPLLLRDPISRLHYYLQLRENLLQPERVCPSEEQLLQLLGYALQADLSDFDVTKHKENAYFNPTEFVPKHAVERMGADRLVCLASEMHLSLRGTSTSEAQVRFINEACSPQSSLNLQLHRLQRVKREVIPSAWLGVGARGIDIFEQINDRAEKEITASFPWVHIARVGFDRKKFEVRGGQNGKTVKKYFYTGSAERSCCLLHLCRSAHQYVMSLGPRLAQLRLEQEEAAERRRLRYCSLVPRRKTASNDSDLLLLGSKALRSEQRESVISSASSNTTSGIVSDRVLSFDESEDDLEREIMINSPPVPIAISSVESLALDHLQDQEEPTDDEDELEDEVDSPPAGPQSPGTPGAAEGSSQCSSSGSTIKHAKEVSAGGSSLELGYSHTAQNSLSETAVSEPLDYSVTSAQASAGAYPSRAPSVSLTLDSNSDYVQLPPLEDVPRPSISVTIPMPSLAVNKKPAATPQPPQLVVTRNNYLDVRASGAMTTVYARQISQSQIEQFQQQLCSDLDYVIFPVRDPAISRQEYADHKMLTRILPPPPYCSSKSSHMYRSAPNVQALGATVRLPSFQYGQSNLAALRCLSTHSLSRTNLDNPLPPSRAASDDNLLSPQVPPRPPPRPSSMAPRVVVPPRIPRFPSSHQTTASPPSTMHAAPTVYPKLSLSMPRASSVHSISPPAPPPHTSNSSPAVMNAGTSGPPPSSKLEVSKSKLDIRKLREKSKNLDLPLIQALCNDRSLLRQTREVSKKTAHHGIARVNLFPRGQLNGNRGMKTRQTAHTHPTQVIATPKKSPKSPTESAIADLMAN
- the ex gene encoding protein expanded isoform X2, which codes for MRRASSAAGTFAPANRTGVPVETCSAPLSTPALRYAAVNLLTGQPLYFIVEAKSRVKDLLSQARRHLAGMGMLASELLGLAVMQDGEWLFLDPESKLAKFATKQWKSPTNFGLDCEGNPALVLNLRVQFYVESPLLLRDPISRLHYYLQLRENLLQPERVCPSEEQLLQLLGYALQADLSDFDVTKHKENAYFNPTEFVPKHAVERMGADRLVCLASEMHLSLRGTSTSEAQVRFINEACSPQSSLNLQLHRLQRVKREVIPSAWLGVGARGIDIFEINDRAEKEITASFPWVHIARVGFDRKKFEVRGGQNGKTVKKYFYTGSAERSCCLLHLCRSAHQYVMSLGPRLAQLRLEQEEAAERRRLRYCSLVPRRKTASNDSDLLLLGSKALRSEQRESVISSASSNTTSGIVSDRVLSFDESEDDLEREIMINSPPVPIAISSVESLALDHLQDQEEPTDDEDELEDEVDSPPAGPQSPGTPGAAEGSSQCSSSGSTIKHAKEVSAGGSSLELGYSHTAQNSLSETAVSEPLDYSVTSAQASAGAYPSRAPSVSLTLDSNSDYVQLPPLEDVPRPSISVTIPMPSLAVNKKPAATPQPPQLVVTRNNYLDVRASGAMTTVYARQISQSQIEQFQQQLCSDLDYVIFPVRDPAISRQEYADHKMLTRILPPPPYCSSKSSHMYRSAPNVQALGATVRLPSFQYGQSNLAALRCLSTHSLSRTNLDNPLPPSRAASDDNLLSPQVPPRPPPRPSSMAPRVVVPPRIPRFPSSHQTTASPPSTMHAAPTVYPKLSLSMPRASSVHSISPPAPPPHTSNSSPAVMNAGTSGPPPSSKLEVSKSKLDIRKLREKSKNLDLPLIQALCNDRSLLRQTREVSKKTAHHGIARVNLFPRGQLNGNRGMKTRQTAHTHPTQVIATPKKSPKSPTESAIADLMAN
- the ex gene encoding protein expanded isoform X4 — translated: MRRASSAAGTFAPANRTGVPVETCSAPLSTPALRYAAVNLLTGQPLYFIVEAKSRVKDLLSQARRHLAGMGMLASELLGLAVMQDGEWLFLDPESKLAKFATKQWKSPTNFGLDCEGNPALVLNLRVQFYVESPLLLRDPISRLHYYLQLRENLLQPERVCPSEEQLLQLLGYALQADLSDFDVTKHKENAYFNPTEFVPKHAVERMGADRLVCLASEMHLSLRGTSTSEAQVRFINEACSPQSSLNLQLHRLQRVKREVIPSAWLGVGARGIDIFEINDRAEKEITASFPWVHIARVGFDRKKFEVRGGQNGKTVKKYFYTGSAERSCCLLHLCRSAHQYVMSLGPRLAQLRLEQEEAERRRLRYCSLVPRRKTASNDSDLLLLGSKALRSEQRESVISSASSNTTSGIVSDRVLSFDESEDDLEREIMINSPPVPIAISSVESLALDHLQDQEEPTDDEDELEDEVDSPPAGPQSPGTPGAAEGSSQCSSSGSTIKHAKEVSAGGSSLELGYSHTAQNSLSETAVSEPLDYSVTSAQASAGAYPSRAPSVSLTLDSNSDYVQLPPLEDVPRPSISVTIPMPSLAVNKKPAATPQPPQLVVTRNNYLDVRASGAMTTVYARQISQSQIEQFQQQLCSDLDYVIFPVRDPAISRQEYADHKMLTRILPPPPYCSSKSSHMYRSAPNVQALGATVRLPSFQYGQSNLAALRCLSTHSLSRTNLDNPLPPSRAASDDNLLSPQVPPRPPPRPSSMAPRVVVPPRIPRFPSSHQTTASPPSTMHAAPTVYPKLSLSMPRASSVHSISPPAPPPHTSNSSPAVMNAGTSGPPPSSKLEVSKSKLDIRKLREKSKNLDLPLIQALCNDRSLLRQTREVSKKTAHHGIARVNLFPRGQLNGNRGMKTRQTAHTHPTQVIATPKKSPKSPTESAIADLMAN
- the ex gene encoding protein expanded isoform X3, giving the protein MRRASSAAGTFAPANRTGVPVETCSAPLSTPALRYAAVNLLTGQPLYFIVEAKSRVKDLLSQARRHLAGMGMLASELLGLAVMQDGEWLFLDPESKLAKFATKQWKSPTNFGLDCEGNPALVLNLRVQFYVESPLLLRDPISRLHYYLQLRENLLQPERVCPSEEQLLQLLGYALQADLSDFDVTKHKENAYFNPTEFVPKHAVERMGADRLVCLASEMHLSLRGTSTSEAQVRFINEACSPQSSLNLQLHRLQRVKREVIPSAWLGVGARGIDIFEQINDRAEKEITASFPWVHIARVGFDRKKFEVRGGQNGKTVKKYFYTGSAERSCCLLHLCRSAHQYVMSLGPRLAQLRLEQEEAERRRLRYCSLVPRRKTASNDSDLLLLGSKALRSEQRESVISSASSNTTSGIVSDRVLSFDESEDDLEREIMINSPPVPIAISSVESLALDHLQDQEEPTDDEDELEDEVDSPPAGPQSPGTPGAAEGSSQCSSSGSTIKHAKEVSAGGSSLELGYSHTAQNSLSETAVSEPLDYSVTSAQASAGAYPSRAPSVSLTLDSNSDYVQLPPLEDVPRPSISVTIPMPSLAVNKKPAATPQPPQLVVTRNNYLDVRASGAMTTVYARQISQSQIEQFQQQLCSDLDYVIFPVRDPAISRQEYADHKMLTRILPPPPYCSSKSSHMYRSAPNVQALGATVRLPSFQYGQSNLAALRCLSTHSLSRTNLDNPLPPSRAASDDNLLSPQVPPRPPPRPSSMAPRVVVPPRIPRFPSSHQTTASPPSTMHAAPTVYPKLSLSMPRASSVHSISPPAPPPHTSNSSPAVMNAGTSGPPPSSKLEVSKSKLDIRKLREKSKNLDLPLIQALCNDRSLLRQTREVSKKTAHHGIARVNLFPRGQLNGNRGMKTRQTAHTHPTQVIATPKKSPKSPTESAIADLMAN